Proteins from a genomic interval of Amycolatopsis sp. cg13:
- the sufU gene encoding Fe-S cluster assembly sulfur transfer protein SufU — protein MNLESMYQEIILDHYKNPHGRGLRDPFDAESFQVNPTCGDEITLRVKVSDGKVEDVSYDGQGCSISQASASVLTDLVVGHTVDEAFTTMDAFVELMQGKGKVEPDEDVLEDGVAFAGVAKYPARVKCALLGWMAFKDAVSSTTTGAEKA, from the coding sequence GTGAACCTGGAGAGCATGTACCAGGAGATCATCCTGGACCACTACAAGAACCCGCACGGGCGCGGCCTGCGCGATCCGTTCGACGCGGAGTCGTTCCAGGTCAACCCGACCTGCGGCGACGAGATCACCTTGCGGGTGAAGGTCAGCGACGGCAAAGTCGAGGACGTGTCCTACGACGGGCAGGGCTGCTCGATCAGCCAGGCTTCCGCGTCGGTGCTGACCGACCTGGTCGTCGGGCACACGGTCGACGAGGCGTTCACGACCATGGACGCGTTCGTGGAACTGATGCAGGGCAAGGGCAAGGTCGAACCGGACGAGGACGTACTGGAGGACGGCGTCGCGTTCGCCGGCGTCGCGAAGTACCCGGCGCGCGTGAAGTGCGCCCTGCTCGGCTGGATGGCGTTCAAGGACGCGGTGTCCAGCACCACCACAGGAGCTGAGAAGGCATGA
- the lepB gene encoding signal peptidase I, translating into MTEGFPAVPPPAVRAPRRFPWLLAIFAVLTVAGAVLAATGLLKVFSYRSLTASGGGMAHTVAAGERIVFGLREGQEIHRGDVVVFNASAFGDGRRGMFLQRVIAVGGDVVECCDYDRRIKVNGKSIVEPYAVGEQTTFYAKVPQGTVFLAGDQRDIADDSRWRANNPGAGAVPLSQVYGVVAATGTLFWVKEFPATTAFTDAGLPGTTEPDRGPITSRITAGAGAGVFLIGFAGLLVTVVRSAGRRRKAAAAPPVR; encoded by the coding sequence GTGACAGAAGGCTTTCCTGCTGTTCCGCCTCCGGCCGTGCGTGCGCCGCGCCGGTTTCCCTGGTTGCTCGCGATCTTCGCCGTGCTCACGGTCGCGGGCGCGGTCTTGGCGGCGACCGGGCTCCTCAAGGTGTTCAGCTACCGCTCGCTGACCGCGTCCGGCGGCGGGATGGCACACACCGTCGCCGCGGGCGAGCGGATCGTCTTCGGGCTGCGCGAAGGCCAGGAGATCCACCGCGGCGACGTCGTCGTGTTCAACGCGAGCGCGTTCGGCGACGGGCGGCGCGGGATGTTCCTGCAACGCGTGATCGCGGTCGGCGGCGATGTGGTCGAGTGCTGCGACTACGATCGCCGGATCAAGGTGAACGGCAAGTCGATCGTCGAACCTTACGCGGTCGGCGAGCAGACGACCTTTTACGCGAAAGTGCCGCAGGGCACGGTGTTCCTGGCGGGGGACCAGCGGGACATCGCGGACGACTCCCGGTGGCGCGCCAACAATCCCGGTGCCGGAGCGGTGCCGCTGTCCCAAGTGTACGGAGTTGTCGCGGCGACCGGAACCCTGTTCTGGGTCAAGGAATTCCCGGCGACCACCGCGTTCACCGACGCCGGACTGCCCGGTACGACCGAGCCGGATCGCGGCCCCATCACCAGCCGGATTACCGCCGGTGCCGGGGCGGGCGTATTCCTCATCGGGTTCGCCGGCCTGCTCGTGACTGTCGTCCGGAGCGCCGGAAGACGACGAAAAGCAGCCGCAGCCCCGCCAGTGCGCTGA
- the lepB gene encoding signal peptidase I, which yields MSLAVHYGQSGTIRPEDPGPRNGSAALADPREVIDGFPAPPPVSRAPRRFSAVLALFVVLALAGVAGCGYGLVTVFSYRLARMPTNAMAPAVPAGTALVLGKRDGQVYHRGDVVLARMPAHQGNRAYLLLGRVIGVGGDDVRCCDEKRRIVVNGKSVDEPYANGDGPVFRALVPKDAVFLAGDRRDVSWDSRNEEATGMSGSVPVSEVYGVVVATGPNRWWVRTLPPTTAFTAAGLPGAPEVDQGPFLGRVFVGAGAGAFLTGFLGAVVTGVRRSRKRRREAAGPGWLPAG from the coding sequence ATGAGTTTGGCCGTCCATTATGGACAGAGCGGCACAATCCGCCCGGAGGATCCGGGGCCGCGTAACGGATCCGCGGCGCTCGCCGATCCTCGCGAGGTGATCGACGGTTTTCCGGCCCCGCCGCCGGTTTCCCGCGCCCCTCGCCGGTTTTCGGCCGTGCTGGCGCTGTTCGTAGTGCTCGCGCTGGCCGGGGTGGCGGGATGCGGGTACGGGCTGGTGACGGTGTTCAGCTATCGCTTGGCGAGAATGCCGACGAACGCGATGGCGCCCGCCGTGCCCGCCGGGACGGCGCTCGTGCTCGGCAAGCGGGACGGGCAGGTCTACCACCGCGGCGACGTCGTGCTGGCGCGCATGCCCGCGCACCAGGGCAACCGGGCTTACCTGTTGCTGGGCCGGGTGATCGGCGTGGGCGGCGACGACGTGCGCTGCTGCGACGAGAAGCGCCGGATCGTGGTGAACGGCAAGTCTGTCGACGAGCCCTACGCGAACGGCGACGGACCCGTGTTCCGCGCGCTCGTCCCGAAGGACGCGGTCTTCCTGGCCGGTGATCGGCGCGATGTCAGCTGGGACTCCCGGAACGAGGAGGCCACCGGAATGAGCGGCTCAGTGCCGGTGTCCGAGGTGTACGGGGTAGTCGTCGCCACCGGGCCGAACCGGTGGTGGGTGCGCACGCTGCCGCCGACGACGGCGTTCACCGCCGCGGGATTGCCCGGCGCGCCTGAGGTGGATCAAGGGCCGTTCCTGGGGCGGGTGTTCGTCGGAGCGGGCGCGGGGGCGTTCTTGACCGGATTCCTGGGCGCGGTGGTGACGGGCGTGCGCCGGAGCAGGAAACGGCGCCGGGAGGCTGCTGGGCCGGGGTGGCTTCCGGCGGGGTAA
- a CDS encoding AarF/UbiB family protein — MQTLLLGLLAYVVVLWPLVAAARKVLGVRVGLVRALGAALAGWLVAGTVIRLFPIAVLTNAGVAIGLLIPLAGSALAVTLLVLFVAELAVPSGGPGLFARMRSLRSRAARARRYSRIMRIAIRHGLGSFLTGRRTAGPDGSAKLARSLRLALEEAGVTFVKLGQLLSTRADLLPPVYIRELSRLHDQVPPAPEDEVRALLREEIDLTAFAHIDDEPLAAASIAQVYGARLRSGTEVVVKVQRPGIREQVERDIDIVRRLAAVLYERAGWARSLGVLELADGFAESLEDELDFRTEASNIDAIAAHPVPGVTLPTVHKALSTERVLVMRRLDGKPLATGSAHSREELARTFLRGLLDQVLLGGVFHADPHPGNVLLLEDGTLGLLDFGSVGRLDTGLRAGLQALLPAIDRGDPAGVRDGLLEIVDRPDDLDEQRLERALGALLARHFGPGRSAGLDLFTGLFRVIAEFRLAVPPPIAAVFRALATMEGTLATLAPDFDLVAESRAFATERIGLRPETLHRTVTDEFTALLPVLRRLPRRVDRIGAALEEGRLSVNMRLFSDERDRDLVTGLVHEVLLALVGIATGLMAVLLLSSSSGPQLVPGLTLNHVFGYNLLMISALAGLRLLFVVFRRSGRQSRAGRRTR; from the coding sequence ATGCAAACGCTGCTGCTCGGCCTTCTCGCCTACGTCGTCGTGCTGTGGCCGCTCGTCGCCGCGGCCCGCAAAGTGCTCGGTGTGCGCGTCGGTCTCGTCCGGGCGCTCGGCGCGGCGCTCGCGGGCTGGCTCGTCGCGGGCACCGTCATCCGGCTGTTCCCGATCGCCGTGCTGACCAACGCCGGGGTCGCGATCGGACTGCTGATCCCACTGGCCGGCAGCGCGCTCGCGGTGACACTGTTAGTCCTTTTTGTCGCCGAACTCGCGGTTCCGTCCGGCGGGCCGGGCTTGTTCGCCCGGATGCGGTCGCTGCGATCCCGCGCGGCCCGCGCCCGTCGCTACTCGCGGATCATGCGCATCGCGATCCGCCACGGTCTCGGTTCGTTCCTCACCGGCCGCCGCACCGCAGGCCCCGACGGCTCCGCGAAGCTCGCGCGGTCGCTTCGGCTGGCGCTCGAAGAAGCGGGCGTGACGTTCGTGAAGCTCGGCCAGTTGCTCTCGACCCGCGCGGATCTCCTGCCGCCGGTGTACATCCGCGAACTCAGCCGGCTGCACGATCAGGTCCCGCCCGCGCCCGAAGACGAGGTGCGCGCGTTGCTGCGCGAGGAAATCGACCTCACCGCCTTCGCCCACATCGACGACGAACCCCTTGCCGCGGCGTCGATCGCGCAGGTTTACGGCGCTCGGCTGCGGTCCGGCACCGAGGTCGTCGTGAAGGTGCAGCGGCCCGGGATCCGCGAACAGGTGGAACGCGACATCGACATCGTCCGCCGCCTCGCCGCCGTGCTGTACGAACGCGCCGGCTGGGCGCGCTCGCTCGGTGTGCTGGAACTGGCCGACGGATTCGCCGAATCCCTTGAGGACGAACTCGATTTCCGCACCGAAGCCTCGAACATCGACGCCATCGCCGCGCATCCGGTCCCCGGCGTCACGCTGCCGACTGTCCACAAAGCACTGTCCACTGAGCGCGTTCTGGTGATGCGACGGCTCGACGGCAAACCGCTCGCCACCGGTTCCGCACATTCCCGCGAGGAACTCGCCCGCACCTTCCTGCGCGGCCTGCTCGACCAGGTTCTGCTCGGCGGGGTGTTCCACGCGGATCCGCACCCCGGCAACGTTTTGCTGCTCGAAGACGGCACCCTCGGCCTGCTCGACTTCGGCTCCGTCGGCCGCCTCGACACCGGACTGCGCGCCGGCCTGCAAGCCCTGCTGCCCGCCATCGACCGAGGCGACCCGGCCGGTGTCCGCGACGGGCTGCTGGAGATCGTCGACCGTCCGGACGATCTCGACGAGCAACGCCTGGAACGCGCGCTGGGTGCCCTGCTCGCCCGGCACTTCGGACCCGGCCGGAGCGCCGGCCTCGACCTGTTCACCGGCCTGTTCCGCGTGATCGCCGAATTCCGGCTGGCCGTACCGCCGCCGATCGCCGCCGTGTTCCGCGCGTTGGCGACGATGGAAGGCACCCTCGCGACGCTGGCCCCGGACTTCGACCTGGTCGCCGAATCCCGCGCGTTCGCCACCGAACGCATCGGCCTGCGCCCGGAAACCCTGCACCGCACCGTCACCGACGAATTCACCGCCCTGCTGCCGGTGCTCCGCCGCCTGCCCCGCCGCGTCGACCGGATCGGCGCGGCGCTGGAAGAAGGCAGGCTGTCGGTGAACATGCGGCTGTTCTCCGACGAACGCGACCGCGACCTGGTGACCGGCCTCGTGCACGAGGTCCTGCTGGCGCTGGTCGGCATCGCGACCGGGCTCATGGCCGTGCTGCTGCTGTCCAGTTCGAGCGGCCCACAGCTGGTGCCCGGGCTGACGCTGAACCACGTGTTCGGCTACAACCTGCTGATGATCAGCGCACTGGCGGGGCTGCGGCTGCTTTTCGTCGTCTTCCGGCGCTCCGGACGACAGTCACGAGCAGGCCGGCGAACCCGATGA
- a CDS encoding metal-sulfur cluster assembly factor, protein MSEETATDPREGRTAADLPEQSAAVPADIAKIEDVEEAMRDVVDPELGINVVDLGLVYDIRVETDNTATIDMTLTSAACPLTDVIEDQTSAALTSGGLVNDFRINWVWMPPWGPEKITDDGREQLRALGFTV, encoded by the coding sequence ATGAGCGAAGAGACGGCCACCGACCCGCGCGAGGGGCGCACCGCCGCGGACCTGCCCGAGCAGTCCGCCGCCGTCCCCGCCGACATCGCCAAGATCGAGGACGTCGAGGAAGCGATGCGCGACGTCGTCGACCCCGAACTCGGGATCAACGTCGTGGACCTCGGCCTGGTCTACGACATCCGGGTCGAGACCGACAACACCGCGACGATCGACATGACGCTCACGTCGGCGGCCTGCCCGCTGACCGACGTGATCGAGGACCAGACGTCGGCGGCGCTGACGTCCGGCGGTCTCGTGAACGACTTCCGGATCAACTGGGTCTGGATGCCGCCGTGGGGCCCGGAGAAGATCACCGACGACGGCCGCGAGCAGCTGCGGGCGCTCGGTTTCACGGTCTGA
- a CDS encoding snapalysin family zinc-dependent metalloprotease codes for MHARGFRRIAALAVATAAPLGFGLATAPAASAAAATTVYYSSAGAPDYVAQIDQGAANWNAAVSDVQLVKDEGKATVKIHEVNSGGSYTQTDGHGNGDVYLDTSQVAEGYDPTRIAAHELGHNLGLPDHYEGPCTELMSGHGPGTSCTNAKPDAQESAKVQQLWANGVRAAGTRVTTTVY; via the coding sequence ATGCACGCACGAGGGTTCCGGCGGATCGCCGCACTGGCCGTGGCGACCGCCGCTCCGCTGGGTTTCGGCCTGGCGACCGCACCCGCCGCGTCCGCCGCCGCGGCGACCACCGTCTACTACAGCTCGGCGGGCGCGCCCGACTACGTCGCCCAGATCGACCAGGGCGCGGCGAACTGGAACGCCGCGGTGAGCGACGTCCAGCTGGTGAAGGACGAGGGCAAGGCGACGGTGAAGATCCACGAGGTCAACAGCGGAGGTTCGTACACGCAAACCGACGGGCACGGCAACGGCGACGTCTACCTGGACACGAGCCAGGTCGCCGAGGGCTACGACCCGACCCGCATCGCCGCGCACGAACTCGGCCACAACCTCGGCCTGCCGGACCACTACGAGGGGCCGTGCACGGAGCTGATGTCGGGGCACGGGCCGGGCACTTCCTGCACGAATGCCAAGCCGGACGCGCAGGAATCGGCGAAGGTGCAGCAGTTGTGGGCCAACGGGGTCCGGGCGGCGGGGACTCGGGTCACGACGACTGTCTACTGA